Sequence from the Paeniglutamicibacter cryotolerans genome:
GATCTCCGTGGAGGTCATCGACCTGCGCTCGCTTTCCCCGGTCGATTACCCGCTGCTGGCGGCCTCCGTGCGCAAGACCGGGAAGCTGGTCATCACCCACGAAGCCGGGGCCTCGGGCGGGCTGGGCGCCGACATCGCGGCCTCCCTCACCGAGCGCTGCTTCAACTACCTGGAACATGCCCCGGTGCGGGTGACCGGGTTCGACGTGCCGTACCCGCCCTCCAAACTGGAATCGCACCACCTGCCGGACCTGGACCGGATCTTGGACGGCGTGGACCGGGTCATGGGCCGGGACAATTCACTCTCGGGAGAGCAGGAATAGGGAACATGGGCGCGAACAAGACATTCAACCTGCCGGACCTCGGTGAGGGGCTCACCGAATCGGAGATCCTCTCCTGGAGGGTCGCCGTGGGAGACAGCGTGGAACTGAACCAAGTCATTGCGGAGGTCGAGACAGCCAAGGCAGTGGTCGAGCTGCCCTCGCCGTTCAGCGGGGTGGTGACGGGCATCCATGCCGAACCCGGCACTGTGGCCGCCGTCGGGTCCGCGCTGATCAGCTTCGATGTCGGTCCTCCCGACGGATCGGGGGCAGGGGAGCCGGCCGGGCGCGAACCCACGCTGGTCGGATATGGTGCCGCTGTGGAACCGGACGGGCCCCCGGCACGCCGGGCCCGCAAGCCGGCGGCGGCGGCGGCGACTGCCGGGCCAACGGACCAGGTGGCAACCTCGGCGCCGGCTGGCTCCGTGAAGGTCCGCTCCACACCGCCTGTGCGCAAACATGCACGGGACTTAGGCATAGACATCTCCCGGCTGATTGGAAGCGGCCCGGAGGGGCTGATCATCCGGACCGATGTCGATGAGTTTGCCGCCGCCTCGAGGGTGCCCCCGGCACTTGCCGAGGCACCGACGCAACCCGGGGCTCGGGAAATCCGGACCCCGATTCGGGGGGTGCGCAAATACACGGCCGCCGCCGTCAGCTCCAGCGCCTTCACGGCACCGCACGTCACCGAGTTCCTCACGGTGGATGTCACCGAGGGCATGGAACTACTGGAGCGGTTGCGGCCGCTGACGCGGTTCGAGGGACTCAAGCTCACCCCGCTGACCCTGGTTGCCAAGGTGCTCTGCCTAGCCGTGGCCCGGTATCCGGAACTGAATTCGCATTGGGATGAGGCGGCGCAGGAAATCGTCACCTTCAACTATGTGAACCTGGGCATCGCCGCCGCCACCGGTCGCGGGCTGATGGTGCCCCATATCCCCGATGCGCACAAGCTGGGACTGGCCGGACTGGCCGCAGCGCTCACCGGGTTGAGGGAGCAGGCGCGGGCCGGGACGCTGAGTCCGGCCCAGCTGAGCGGAGGAACCATCACCATCACCAACATCGGGGTGTTCGGTGTCGATGCCGGGACCCCGATCCTGAACCCGGGAGAGGCGGCCATCCTCGCCATGGGCCAGGTGCGCTCCACACCCTGGGAGTACCAGGGGCGGATCGAGCTGCGGCAGGTGATGACCCTGTCGCTGTCCTTCGACCACCGGCTGGTGGACGGGGAAGGGGCATCGAGGTTCCTGGCCGAGATCGGCGGGGTGCTGCGGGACCCGGGGATCGCGCTCTCGCTGCTCTGAGCCCGGGCCTCGGACCCCGGACAAGGAGAAAGGGGGATCGCACCGCCATCGGTGCGACCCCCCTGGATCCGGGCGGCGGTGGGGCCTAGCCCAGTTCCATGATCTGTTCCTTGACCACGGTTGCGCGGGCGTTGGAGAAGCCGTTCACCTCGCCGACGACGGTGAAACCGCGGCGCTCAAGCACCTTGATCGAACCAATGTTGTCGGTGACCACACGGGCGCGGATCGGCCGGGTGGTGTACTCGGCGAGGAACGCATCGACTGCCGAAGTGGTGACACCCTGGCCCCAGTACTTGCGTGCCGTCCAATAGCTGATCTCCGGGTAGCCCTCATGGGGGTAGATCAACACCGAACCGGCCACCTCGCCCTCGTGTTCGATGGTGCGCACGATGACACTGGGATCATTGAGGATCATGCCCCAGTGAAGATCGAATACACCCCGGTCCGAGGGGTTGCGGGCGGTGAAGGCGGCCATGATGTTCGCCTCCGGATCCTGCTGGTGTTCGAAGAACCGATCCAGATCCGCGGGCTGCACGGGGCGTAGCTTCACGTTGTCTGCCTCTCTGTCATGCGCGATATACCTCACTAGCCTACCGGTGCCCGCCCTGACTTCCACGCCACCGCGGCCGGTGCCCCTCCGCCGGTGCCGGCTCTGGACAGGGAAGGGCAACGCCGCTAGCGTCGGAAACAGGCAGGGGCGGGTACCGCAAGAAGGAGGAAGCGATGGATTTCGAACTCTCCGAGGAACACGGCGACCTTCGCGCCACGGTCCGGGAATTCGCGAACGAGGTGGTGGCACCGGCTTCCGCCCGCCACGACGCCGAACACAGCTTCCCGTACGAGATAGTGGCGCAGATGGGGGAAATCGGCCTGTTCGGGCTGCCGTTCCCCGAGGAATACGGTGGCATGGGCGGGGACTACTTCGCCCTGGCGCTCGCGCTGGAGGAACTCGGCCGTGTTGACCAGTCGGTGGCCATCACGCTGGAGGCCGGCGTGTGCCTCGGCGCCATGCCGGTCTACCGCTTCGGGACCGAGACGCAGAAGCAGCGTTGGCTGCCCGGGCTCTGCGCGGGCACCGAGCTGGGCGCCTTCGGCCTCACCGAACCCGGCGCAGGCTCGGATGCCGCCGGTACCCGCACCACGGCCGTGCTCGATGACGGGCATTGGGTGCTGAACGGCAACAAGGAATTCATCACCAACTCCGGCACGGACATCACCACGCTGATCACCGTCACGGCCCGCACCGGGGGCGACGGCGCCATCTCCAGCTTCCTGGTTCCGGCACATGCCCCCGGCTTCACCGCCGAGAAGGCCTACGACAAGGTCGGCTGGAGGGCCTCGGACACCCACCCGCTGACGTTGCACAACGTGCGCATCCCCGAGGAGAACCTGCTCGGTGCGCCGGGGCGCGGCTATGCGAACTTCCTCTCCATCCTGGATGAGGGCCGCATCGCCATCGCCGCACTGGCCACCGGCGCCGCGCAGGGCTGCGTCGATGCATCGGTGGCCTACGCCAAGACCCGCACCGCCTTCGGCTCAGCGATCGGCACCAACCAGGGGATCTCCTTCAAGATCGCGCGCATGCAGGCCCGGGCCCATGCGGCCCGGCTCGCCTACTACGATGCCGCCGCCCGGATGCTGGCCGGGGCGCCCTTCAAGGCCCAGGCTTGCATCGCAAAGCTGGTCGCGGGGGAGGCGGCCATGGACAACGCCCGCGACGCCACCCAGGTGTTCGGCGGCTACGGGTTCATCAACGAGTCGCTGGTGGCCCGGCACTACCGGGACTCGAAGATCCTGGAGATCGGCGAGGGCACCACCGAGGTGCAACTGATGCTGATCGCCCGTTCGCTCGGGCTCTAGGTACTTCACCGCCGACACGAGCACCAGGGGAGAGACAGCCGATGACCAACGAGGGCACACCCGCTCCGCACCGGGTTGAACAGCGCGGACTGTACTTCGAGGAACTGGACCCGGAGGCGCTCTACGTGCACAACCCCGGGCGGACCATGACCGAGACCGACAACGTCCTGTTCACCACGCTGAGCATGAACCCGCAAGCGCTGCACCTGGACGCCGCGTTCAGTGCCGCCCAGCCCTTTGGGCGCCGGGTCATGAACTCGATGTTCACCCTGGCAACGCTCGTGGGCCAGTCGGTGGGACAGCTGACCCAGGGCACCATCATCGGGCAGCTGGGACTGGACGACGTGCGCTTCCCGCACCCGATGTACCCGGGGGACACCCTCTATACGGAGAGCAGGATCCGCGAGCTGCGGCCCTCCGCCTCCCGGCCCGGCCAGGGCGTGGCCACCTTCAGGCACGTGGGGCGCAACCAGGACGGCGTCATCGTCGCCGAAGCGACCCGCACCTGCCTGATGTGGACCCGGCAGGCGCACCTGGACAGCCTGCGCGGGCACTTCGAGGAGGACTGGACCTGAGCGTGCCGGGGAGGCTCCCCGGCACCTGCGTGTTCGACGCATCAGGGAAGACTGGGATACTGGGAAAGTGACTTCCCTACCGCACCCCTTCACAGCCCCCGATCCGCAGGCACTGCGCCGGGTCGTGCTGCTGGGCTCCACCGGATCCATCGGAACCCAGGCCATCGACGTGGCAGCCCAGGCACCGGACCGCTTCGCCATCGTCGCGCTCGCCGGGGGCTCGAACCTCACGCAGCTGGCCGCCCAGGCGGTGGCAACCCGGGCCGAAGCCGTCGGCAGCGCCGGACACGGCCTCGACGTCCTGCGTGCCGCCATCGACGATGCGGCACGCGCCGCCTCCGTGACCGGTTACGCGCCCGAACTCTTCTCCGGCCCCGATGCGGCCACTGCCATCGCCGCCTGGCCCGCCGCCGACGTGGTGCTCAACGGCATCACCGGATCCATCGGCCTGGCCCCGACGCTGGCGGCACTGAACGCCGGTCACCTGCTGGCCCTGGCCAACAAGGAATCGCTGATCGTTGGCGGCGAACTGGTTAAGCGGGCGGCGGCCCCCGGGCAGCTGGTCCCGGTCGACTCCGAACACTCGGCGCTGGCCCAGGCGCTGCGCTCCGGTACACCGGACGAGGTGCACCAGCTCATCCTTACTGCCTCCGGCGGTCCGTTCCGCGGGTGGAGCCGCGAGGCACTGCGCCAGGTCACTCCCGCCCAGGCGCTCGCGCACCCGACCTGGGCCATGGGCAAGGTGGTGACCACCAACTCGGCCACCATGGTGAACAAGGCGCTGGAGGTCATCGAGGCGCACCTGCTCTTCGACGTGCCGCTGGGCCGCATCGAGGCGGTGGTGCACCCGCAGTCCGTGGTGCATTCGATGGTCGAGTTCATCGACGGCTCCATCATCGCCCAGGCCTCGCCGCCGGACATGGCCCTGCCCATCGCCTTGGGCATGGGCTGGCCGGCGCGCGTTGCCGGCTCGGCAACAGCCTGCGACTTCTCCGCAGCCGCCGCCTGGACGTTCGAACCGCTGGACGCCGAGGCCTTCCCGGCCATCGAACTGGCCAAGGCCGCCGCCGCCGCCTCGCCCACCCACATGGCAGTCTTCAATGCGGCAAACGAGGAGGCCGTCGAGGCCTTCCACGCCGGGGCCATCGGATTCCTGGACATCGTTGACACGGTGCGCGTGGTGGTGGAGGAATACCAGCCGCAGGCGGCAGCCGGCGGCGAACTCGACATCGACATGGTGCTCGAGGCGGAGTCCTGGGCACGAAACCGGGCACACGATCGTTTGGGACTACTGTGAGCGTTCTACTTTTCATCGTCGGCATCCTGGTCATGGTCGTGGCCATCGCCGTATCCATCGGCCTGCACGAGGTCGGGCACCTGCTTCCGGCCAAGCTGTTCAAGGTCCGTGTCCCGCAATACATGATCGGCTTCGGCAAGACCATCTGGTCCTTCCGGCGCGGTGAGACCGAGTACGGTTTCAAGGCCATCCCGCTGGGCGGCTACATCTCCATGATCGGGATGTATCCGCCGGCGAAGGCCAAGAAAGGCGAGGAAGCCACCGACGCGGACGGTGCCCCGGTGCTGCGCCAGTCGAGCACCGGCATGTTCCAGCAGATGGCCGACGAGGCACGCCATGCGGCTGCCGAGCAGCTGCAGCCCGGTGATGGGAACCGGGTCTTCTACAAGCTGCCCGTCTACAAGCGCGTCATCATCATGCTCGGCGGGCCGCTCATGAACCTGCTCATCGGCACGGTGATGATCGGGATTCTGCTGGTCGGCTTCGGCGTTCCCGAACAGACAAACAAGGTCTCCGAGGTCTATCAATGCGTGGTCCCGCTGAGCCAGCAGCCAACCCGCGATACGGCGGCCAACGGCGGCTGCCTGCCCGGTGACCCGCAAGCCCCCGCCTACGCTGCCGGGCTGCGACCGGGTGACCTGATCACCTCCTTCGGCGGCGTGGCCATCGGGCAGACCCAGTGGCTGGAACTGATCACGTTGATCCGCGACGCAGCGGGCAAGCCCACCCCGGTTACCTTCGTGCGCGACGGCGTGGAGAAGACCGCAACGATCACGCCGCTGGCCACCGAGCGCCCGGCCCTGGACATCAACGGCCAGCCCCTGACAAACCCCGACGGTTCGCTCCAGACCGTCAAGGTCGGATTCATCGGCATGGGTTCCGAATCGGCGACCATCCGCCAGCCGCTGACGGCCGTTCCCGCCGCAGTGGGAGACCAGCTCAAAAGCGTTGCGGGCGTCGTGATCGACCTGCCGGCCCGCGTCGTCGCCGTGGCCCGAGCAGCGTTCTCGAGCGAACCGCGTGACCCCAACGGACCCATCTCCGTGGTCGGCGTGGGCCGGATCGCCGGTGAAATCAGCGCCACCAACCAGATCTCCGTCACTGACAAGGTGGCATCGCTGATCGGGCTGATCGGCGGGCTGAATATCGCGTTGTTCGTCTTCAACTTGATCCCGCTGCTGCCGTTGGACGGTGGACACGTGATCGGCGCGCTCTGGGAGGGCCTGCGCCGCACTGTTGCCAGGACCTTCAAGCGCAAGGACCCCGGCCCGGTGGACATCGCCAAAGCGCTGCCGCTGACCTACGTGGTGGCTTCCCTGATGCTGGTCATGGGCGCGATCCTGATCTACGCCGACATCGTCAAGCCGGTCAAGCTCTTCGGCTAGCCACCCGGTCCTTCACGCCACGACAGCCACAGCACGTTCAGTGCTGTGGCTGTCGTGGCGTGGCGTGTTTTCCGGGCCTCAGGGGCTGTGGTTCCGGCCGGGGTACCGGAACCCGCATTCGTAGGCGAGGACCACTCCCTGGACCCGGTCACGGAGCCCGAGCTTGGCCAGGATCCGGGTGACATGGGTCTTGACGGTGGTTTCGCCGAGATACAGTGCCGCACCGATCTCGGCGTTCGACAGGCCACCGGGCAGCTGGTCAAAGACCTCGAGCTCGCGGCCGGTCAGCCCGGTCAGGACCGCCGGGATGCCTGCCGGTGCCGGTGGCCGTGACACGAACGACTCGACGAGGCGCCGGGTGATTTCCGGGGCGAAGAGCGATCCGCCGGCGTGGCAGGCTCGGATGCCCTCGAGCAGTCGCGCCGCCGGCGTGGTCTTGAGCAGGAATCCGCTGGCACCGGCCCGCAGTGCTGCATAGACGTATTCATCGAGGTCGAACATGCTCAGCATCAGCACCCGGGTCCCGGAACCCGATGCGGCTATCTGTTCCAGCCCGTCGATCCCGCTGCTGCCGGGCATCTGGATATCCATCAGCACCACATCGGCCGCGTTGGCCGCTGCGGCTTCCGCCGCATCCAATCCGTTTGCCGCCTCGGCCGCCACGTCGATATCCGGTGCCGGACCCAGTATCGCCGCGAGTCCGGCCCGGATCAGGTCCTGGTCATCGGCCAACACGACCTTGATTGGACTCATGGGTCCTCCGTCGATGCCGGCCGCAGCCGGGGTGAGAGGATTCCGGTAGCCGGAACGAACACCTCGACCCGGAATCCGCCCCCGGGTGTCGGGCCGTGGTGCAGCGTGCCGCCGGCCAGTGCCGTTTCCTCGGCGAGGCCCAGCAGCCCGAATCCGGTCCCCGTCCCGGGGGCAGTGGTGCCGGGGCCGTTCTCCACCAGGACCCGGGCGCCCGGGACGTCGGATGCCAGCCGCACCCGCACCACGCTTCCCGGTGCATGCCGGGCCGCGTTGAACAGGGCCTCGGCCAGAGCCCGGAACAGCAGCGGCGGCAGCGCCGTGTCATAGGCCGCGGTGTTTTCCAGGTCCAGCACGAGCCCCGCGGCAGACAGGGTTTCCAGCAGCCGGGCCAGGGTGCCGTCATCGACCCGGGTGGCGCGCTCGGCGTCCTCCCGCAGCAGCGCATGGATGGTTTCACCGGATTCCAGCCCCACTGCATCGATGATGGAAAGGGCGCGGCGGGCGCCATCGGGATCGGTGTCGAGCAGCGCGGCAGCGGCATTCGCCTGGATCGCCATCGCCCCGATCGAATGGCTGGTGGCATCGTGCAGGGCCCGGGCCAAGACGAGCTTCTCCCCGGCCAGCGCTGCATCGAAGATGGCGCTGAATTCGGCTTCCAGGTCCCGGGCCACGGCAAGCGCGTCGAGTTCGTCGACCCGGTATCCGGACCAGGCCCGCGCGCAGAAGGCAGACAACGCGACGGTGCCGATGTTCACCGGCAGGTTGACCGGATCGCGCAGCAGCAAGGCGATCGCCAGCGCCGTGGTGAACAGCGCGAAGAGGATCCCCGCGCCCCGGCCCCCGCGCAGCATCAACTGCCAAGTGAGGCAGGCGTACATCGCGGCGATCGCCAGGCACTGGGGCAGCCCGGTGCCCGTCAACGGCACCAGGGCCAGGAAGCAGGCAGCGGCGGCTCCGGCGAGGAGCGGCAGATAGCGGCTCAGACAGGTGGCAAGCAGCAACAGCGCGGCGAGAAGCCGGACCCGGGCGTCCCAGCCCGGGTCGGTGAGCAGGTACTCGGCCACCAGCAGTGTGGCGAGCAGCGTCATGCCGATGACCCAGGGGCCTTCTCGCCGCGAGTTCGACGGCGGCATCGGCCCGGCGGCCGGGGCCGGGGCGGCATGCAGGAAGAGGAGTGCCTCGCGCAGCCGGGAAACTGCGGCCGCGCCGGTGCTCTGGACCGCGTCGATCTTCCCCCGGTCGAGGTCGGCTGCCGCCTCGGATGCCAGCTTCCGGATCAGGGCGACTGCAGCTTCGATATCGGTGACGAACCGCCGCTGCACCTCCTCGAGCCCGGAACCGGCCAGGGACAGGGCGTGCTTGCCCGATCGCGTTGCATCAGCGCCCTGGTCCCGGCCCAGGCCGATCGGGCGCCGTCGGCCCGGCGGCGCACCAGCCTCCCGAAACCGAAGGCGGCGAGGTAGAGCAGCGCGGCGAAGAAGGCGTCGGCCGCTGTGGCCCCCAGCTGCGGGATGGACAGCGTGGCAAGCAGCGGGGCCAGCGCGCAGACGGCAAACCGGTGCCGCAGGTTCCGTCCGCAGCCGAAGGCGATAATGAGCACCGGAATCATCGGGGCAGCGCTTGCGGTGGGGATCCCCAACAACGCCCCGGCCCCGAGCAACAGGGAGGCGCCCACGGCGGAGACCAGCGGTGTGCGGCGGTGCAGCAGCGCCACGGCGGCCCATCCGGCCGCCAGATACAGGTGTCCGTGGCCGTCGAAGGCCAGCAGTCCCGCGGCCCAGAGCCCCGAGCACAGTGCCACCGACCACTCGTCGCCGGAGAATCGGAGCCTGCCCATAGTCAGCAGGGTAGGGGGCTGCGTCGTGTTGCACGAGCGACCCGGGGATGACCCGGCATCCTCCGGGAGTAGGTGTCTGCTCGGTGCCCCGCGCCGGATCACGGGATCCGGGTCCCCGGGGCAGGGTGGCGGCAACGGAACCGCAGGGCCGGTTCCCCTGGACGAAGGCGGCAGGACATGAAAACACCATGCAGGGAACTCGATCCGGTACCCGCGGGAGCCATGGAGCGGTGGGGAGTGGCCTGCCTGCTGGCCGTCCCGCTGTTGGCCGCCGTGATGGACATGCTGCGCATGTGGTCCGAGGGCGATGGCGCGATCACCGGTGGGATCGGGGAGCCCGAGGCCGGGGCGAGGGCCCTGGCCTCGGTGGCGGCATGCCCCGGCCCCATGGCCGCCGCCACCATCCTGGCTTTCGCCACGGCCTTCGTGGCGATCCCGGCGCTGCCGGCGATCTGGAGGCTGACCCGTCCGGGGCTGCCGGTACTTGCCGTGGTGCTTGCCGCAGTGGGCTCCTGCTTCGTGCTGGGCCGCGTCATCCACACCTGCGTGTACTTCACCTGGACCCTGTTCATGGCCACCCGGCTGCCGCTGGAGCAGGCGGTGGGCATCGACTCGGAGATGAACGGATTCTGGCCGGTAAACATGGTCATCGTCCCGACCATCCTGGGCCTGGTGCTGTGGCTGCCCCTGTTGGCTGTTGCCCTCTACCGGGCCGGGCGGATCCCGCTGTGGGCGATGATCCTGATCCTGGTGGTCAATGTCGCGTTGATCGTCTTGGGAAGCTCCTACGCCACGGCTGTGGCCATGGGCCTGGGAACGCTCATCGGGTTGCTGCCACTGGCCCGCGGGGCACTGGATCCGTCACCGGCGGCTTCTCCGGACCGGCGGGCACCGGCGCGGCCCTCCCTTCCCTGAACCGGCGTCGACGCACTTGCCCGGGGGAGCGGCATGGTTCCGGCTTTGGCCGGGACCGCGCCATGTCACATCGCGACCCGAGTTCAGGTCGGTGGCAGCTACAGCGGTTAGGCTGGCCCCATGAGTGTTTTCGCAGTCGAATACGTATATGCAGCAGATTCCGAAGCGGTCCGGGACGAGCACCGCCCCACACACCGGGCCTTCCTGACCGGGCTGACCGCCGAAACCGGGGACGTCGCGTTGATCGCAGCCGGCCCCTACACCGATGGCAGCGGCGCCCTGCTGATGTTCTCCGCACCGGAGGAAGCAGTCCTGGCCGCCACGTTGAAAAACGATCCCTTTGCCGTCCACGGCACCATCAGTGCCCTGCGCATCACCGCGTGGGCGCCCGTGACTGGTGAGCTTAAGCACCACGCCTAAGGCTTCGGCCCCGCCGATGCGGGCGGGAGGCTGGAACCGGGTGGCAAAGACCGTGCCGATCCCGGCCTTTCTTGCCGCAGCGGGGTGGATAATGGATACAGCTTTGCAATAGTCCCCACCACACGGAGGAAACATTGACCTCGGTCAGCCTCGGAATGCCTTCGGCACCGCCACCAGTCCTTGCCCCGCGCCGTAAGACGCGCCAGATCAAGGTCGGATCGGTCGGGGTTGGTTCCGACTACCCGATCAGCATCCAGTCGATGACGACGACCCCGACCACCGACATCAACGCGACGCTGCAGCAAATCGCCGAACTGACGGCGACCGGCTGCGACATCGTGCGTGTTGCGTGCCCCTCGGCCGACGACGCGGCTGCCCTGCCGATCATCGCCAAGAAGTCGCAGATTCCGGTGATCGCCGACATCCACTTCCAGCCGAAGTACGTCTTCGCCGCGATCGAGGCCGGCTGCGCCGCCGTCCGCGTGAACCCGGGCAACATTCGCAAGTTCGATGACCAGATCAAGGAAATCGCCAAGGCCGCCACCGACCACGGCACCTCGATCCGCATCGGCGTCAACGCCGGTTCGTTGGATCCGCGCCTGCTGGCCAAGTACGGCAAGGCCACCCCGGAGGCGCTGGTCGAATCCGCCGTCTGGGAGGCCTCGCTGTTCGAAGAACACGGCTTCCACGACTTCAAGATCTCGGTCAAGCACAATGACCCGGTGGTCATGGTCCGCGCCTACGAGCTGCTCGCACAGCGCGGGGACTGGCCGTTGCACCTGGGCGTTACCGAGGCCGGACCGGCCTTCCAGGGCACCATCAAGTCGGCCACCGCCTTCGGCGCACTGCTGGCCCGGGGCATCGGC
This genomic interval carries:
- the ispG gene encoding flavodoxin-dependent (E)-4-hydroxy-3-methylbut-2-enyl-diphosphate synthase, with protein sequence MTSVSLGMPSAPPPVLAPRRKTRQIKVGSVGVGSDYPISIQSMTTTPTTDINATLQQIAELTATGCDIVRVACPSADDAAALPIIAKKSQIPVIADIHFQPKYVFAAIEAGCAAVRVNPGNIRKFDDQIKEIAKAATDHGTSIRIGVNAGSLDPRLLAKYGKATPEALVESAVWEASLFEEHGFHDFKISVKHNDPVVMVRAYELLAQRGDWPLHLGVTEAGPAFQGTIKSATAFGALLARGIGDTIRVSLSAPPVEEIKVANQILQSLNLRPRKLEIVSCPSCGRAQVDVYTLAEQVTAGLEGMDVPLRVAVMGCVVNGPGEAREADLGVASGNGKGQIFVKGEVIKTVPEDQIVETLIEEAMRLAEEMGGPDGENTVQGGPVVSVS
- a CDS encoding YciI family protein encodes the protein MSVFAVEYVYAADSEAVRDEHRPTHRAFLTGLTAETGDVALIAAGPYTDGSGALLMFSAPEEAVLAATLKNDPFAVHGTISALRITAWAPVTGELKHHA
- a CDS encoding M50 family metallopeptidase, with protein sequence MSVLLFIVGILVMVVAIAVSIGLHEVGHLLPAKLFKVRVPQYMIGFGKTIWSFRRGETEYGFKAIPLGGYISMIGMYPPAKAKKGEEATDADGAPVLRQSSTGMFQQMADEARHAAAEQLQPGDGNRVFYKLPVYKRVIIMLGGPLMNLLIGTVMIGILLVGFGVPEQTNKVSEVYQCVVPLSQQPTRDTAANGGCLPGDPQAPAYAAGLRPGDLITSFGGVAIGQTQWLELITLIRDAAGKPTPVTFVRDGVEKTATITPLATERPALDINGQPLTNPDGSLQTVKVGFIGMGSESATIRQPLTAVPAAVGDQLKSVAGVVIDLPARVVAVARAAFSSEPRDPNGPISVVGVGRIAGEISATNQISVTDKVASLIGLIGGLNIALFVFNLIPLLPLDGGHVIGALWEGLRRTVARTFKRKDPGPVDIAKALPLTYVVASLMLVMGAILIYADIVKPVKLFG
- a CDS encoding acyl-CoA dehydrogenase family protein, which codes for MDFELSEEHGDLRATVREFANEVVAPASARHDAEHSFPYEIVAQMGEIGLFGLPFPEEYGGMGGDYFALALALEELGRVDQSVAITLEAGVCLGAMPVYRFGTETQKQRWLPGLCAGTELGAFGLTEPGAGSDAAGTRTTAVLDDGHWVLNGNKEFITNSGTDITTLITVTARTGGDGAISSFLVPAHAPGFTAEKAYDKVGWRASDTHPLTLHNVRIPEENLLGAPGRGYANFLSILDEGRIAIAALATGAAQGCVDASVAYAKTRTAFGSAIGTNQGISFKIARMQARAHAARLAYYDAAARMLAGAPFKAQACIAKLVAGEAAMDNARDATQVFGGYGFINESLVARHYRDSKILEIGEGTTEVQLMLIARSLGL
- a CDS encoding MaoC family dehydratase — its product is MTNEGTPAPHRVEQRGLYFEELDPEALYVHNPGRTMTETDNVLFTTLSMNPQALHLDAAFSAAQPFGRRVMNSMFTLATLVGQSVGQLTQGTIIGQLGLDDVRFPHPMYPGDTLYTESRIRELRPSASRPGQGVATFRHVGRNQDGVIVAEATRTCLMWTRQAHLDSLRGHFEEDWT
- a CDS encoding GNAT family N-acetyltransferase; this encodes MKLRPVQPADLDRFFEHQQDPEANIMAAFTARNPSDRGVFDLHWGMILNDPSVIVRTIEHEGEVAGSVLIYPHEGYPEISYWTARKYWGQGVTTSAVDAFLAEYTTRPIRARVVTDNIGSIKVLERRGFTVVGEVNGFSNARATVVKEQIMELG
- a CDS encoding dihydrolipoamide acetyltransferase family protein, with the translated sequence MGANKTFNLPDLGEGLTESEILSWRVAVGDSVELNQVIAEVETAKAVVELPSPFSGVVTGIHAEPGTVAAVGSALISFDVGPPDGSGAGEPAGREPTLVGYGAAVEPDGPPARRARKPAAAAATAGPTDQVATSAPAGSVKVRSTPPVRKHARDLGIDISRLIGSGPEGLIIRTDVDEFAAASRVPPALAEAPTQPGAREIRTPIRGVRKYTAAAVSSSAFTAPHVTEFLTVDVTEGMELLERLRPLTRFEGLKLTPLTLVAKVLCLAVARYPELNSHWDEAAQEIVTFNYVNLGIAAATGRGLMVPHIPDAHKLGLAGLAAALTGLREQARAGTLSPAQLSGGTITITNIGVFGVDAGTPILNPGEAAILAMGQVRSTPWEYQGRIELRQVMTLSLSFDHRLVDGEGASRFLAEIGGVLRDPGIALSLL
- a CDS encoding response regulator, producing the protein MSPIKVVLADDQDLIRAGLAAILGPAPDIDVAAEAANGLDAAEAAAANAADVVLMDIQMPGSSGIDGLEQIAASGSGTRVLMLSMFDLDEYVYAALRAGASGFLLKTTPAARLLEGIRACHAGGSLFAPEITRRLVESFVSRPPAPAGIPAVLTGLTGRELEVFDQLPGGLSNAEIGAALYLGETTVKTHVTRILAKLGLRDRVQGVVLAYECGFRYPGRNHSP
- a CDS encoding sensor histidine kinase; the protein is MQRRFVTDIEAAVALIRKLASEAAADLDRGKIDAVQSTGAAAVSRLREALLFLHAAPAPAAGPMPPSNSRREGPWVIGMTLLATLLVAEYLLTDPGWDARVRLLAALLLLATCLSRYLPLLAGAAAACFLALVPLTGTGLPQCLAIAAMYACLTWQLMLRGGRGAGILFALFTTALAIALLLRDPVNLPVNIGTVALSAFCARAWSGYRVDELDALAVARDLEAEFSAIFDAALAGEKLVLARALHDATSHSIGAMAIQANAAAALLDTDPDGARRALSIIDAVGLESGETIHALLREDAERATRVDDGTLARLLETLSAAGLVLDLENTAAYDTALPPLLFRALAEALFNAARHAPGSVVRVRLASDVPGARVLVENGPGTTAPGTGTGFGLLGLAEETALAGGTLHHGPTPGGGFRVEVFVPATGILSPRLRPASTEDP
- the dxr gene encoding 1-deoxy-D-xylulose-5-phosphate reductoisomerase, with protein sequence MRRVVLLGSTGSIGTQAIDVAAQAPDRFAIVALAGGSNLTQLAAQAVATRAEAVGSAGHGLDVLRAAIDDAARAASVTGYAPELFSGPDAATAIAAWPAADVVLNGITGSIGLAPTLAALNAGHLLALANKESLIVGGELVKRAAAPGQLVPVDSEHSALAQALRSGTPDEVHQLILTASGGPFRGWSREALRQVTPAQALAHPTWAMGKVVTTNSATMVNKALEVIEAHLLFDVPLGRIEAVVHPQSVVHSMVEFIDGSIIAQASPPDMALPIALGMGWPARVAGSATACDFSAAAAWTFEPLDAEAFPAIELAKAAAAASPTHMAVFNAANEEAVEAFHAGAIGFLDIVDTVRVVVEEYQPQAAAGGELDIDMVLEAESWARNRAHDRLGLL